In Papaver somniferum cultivar HN1 chromosome 1, ASM357369v1, whole genome shotgun sequence, a genomic segment contains:
- the LOC113289949 gene encoding auxin-responsive protein SAUR21-like: MGLMRSMVSQSKQILKLQSLRNQSSSVVPKGHCAVYVGETEKKRFIVPLSYLNHPSFQNLLSCAEEEFGFDHPMGGLTIPCNEDAFIDLTSQLNSS; the protein is encoded by the coding sequence atggGTCTTATGCGTTCAATGGTTTCACAAtcaaagcaaattctcaaactacAATCTCTTAGAAACCAATCATCATCGGTAGTTCCTAAAGGACATTGCGCTGTTTACGTCGGAGAAACCGAGAAGAAGAGGTTTATTGTTCCTCTATCTTACTTGAACCATCCTTCATTCCAGAACTTGTTAAGTTGTGCAGAAGAAGAGTTTGGGTTCGATCATCCAATGGGAGGACTTACAATTCCTTGCAACGAAGACGCTTTCATTGATCTGACTTCTCAACTGAATTCTTCTTGA
- the LOC113289958 gene encoding auxin-responsive protein SAUR21-like, with the protein MGLMRSMVSQSKQILRLQSLRNQSSSVVPKGHCAVYVGETEKKRFIVPLSYLNHPSFQYLLGCAEEEFGFDHPMGGLTIPCNEDAFIDLTSQLNSS; encoded by the coding sequence ATGGGTCTTATGCGTTCAATGGTTTCACAATCAAAGCAAATTCTCAGACTACAATCTCTTAGAAACCAATCATCATCGGTAGTTCCTAAGGGACATTGTGCCGTTTACGTTGGAGAAACCGAGAAGAAGAGGTTTATTGTTCCTCTATCTTACTTGAACCATCCATCATTCCAATACTTGTTAGGTTGTGCAGAAGAAGAGTTTGGGTTCGATCATCCAATGGGAGGACTCACAATTCCTTGCAACGAAGACGCTTTCATTGATCTGACTTCTCAATTGAATTCTTCTTGA
- the LOC113327395 gene encoding glutamic acid-rich protein-like, which produces MPSGIGEIRGDLRDAKECITKDVHNYEEKLRKKMKQRKKVSEERRSEQLIVFTIQSRKELSGTQEDEEETNKAKICIEEYNNAIPEEGGQVNQKQGGMANKGKVAEGNEMTKNKKETPTTKEKQIPREGGKMNRSRGKKAHEQKAEESIEIQNSHNKLRESREDEEMDRLKEELYQERRRKEDLVRERIRLERENEKLIIRNNHLKRKHADCNMQEERYAMGEARTK; this is translated from the coding sequence ATGCCAAGTGGAATCGGCGAGATAAGAGGAGATCTGAGAGACGCAAAAGAATGTATAACAAAAGACGTGCATAACTACGAGGAGAagttaagaaagaagatgaaacaaaggaAGAAAGTCAGCGAAGAAAGAAGATCCGAACAGCTTATAGTATTTACGATACAGTCTAGAAAAGAACTGAGCGGAAcacaggaggatgaggaggaaacCAATAAAGCAAAAATTTGTATCGAGGAATATAATAACGCAATTCCAGAGGAAGGAGGCCAGGTCAATCAAAAGCAAGGTGGAATGGCCAATAAGGGGAAGGTTGCTGAAGGAAATGAAATGACAAAGAATAAAAAGGAAACTCCCACGACAAAGGAGAAGCAAATTCCACGAGAAGGAGGGAAGATGAACCGGTCAAGAGGCAAAAAGGCACATGAACAAAAGGCCGAGGAAAGCATTGAAATACAAAATTCACATAATAAATTGAGAGAAAGTCGCGAAGACGAGGAGATGGACCGGTTAAAGGAAGAACTTTACCAAGAGAGGCGAAGGAAAGAGGATCTGGTCAGGGAACGAATAAGGTTAGAAAGGGAAAATGAGAAGTTGATCATCagaaataatcatttgaaaaggAAACATGCAGATTGTAATATGCAGGAGGAGAGATATGCTATGGGAGAAGCACGAACTAAATAA